From a single Phragmites australis chromosome 7, lpPhrAust1.1, whole genome shotgun sequence genomic region:
- the LOC133923751 gene encoding uncharacterized protein LOC133923751, whose protein sequence is MFDVWSAVQWWDEWQLRILVLGSLCLQWFLLLAAPMRKYTIPYWFRKCIWLAYISSDALAIYALATLFNRHSKATTSSDYGVSCTRSKASILEILWAPVLLIHLGGQEELTAYSIEDNELWIRHTVTLVSQVTVALYAFYKSWPSSSDWRLLASAILLFIIGVLSFCEKPWALNKASINRLAAVSAVVQGTKKRAIWRSKLNEFFFFDEAISFTKSGDSDGDKVYMVVSDMSLSAAADDLVRRRKATSVWDVLRPIPLRPRALQRWLRGAFGVIYTRANVVFTPTYLAYHVLVVPVLHIAALTLFAMSHKHPYNYTDVKTTYVLLSFTAALDVLAVFIRQLLYLGMSKAGVPALCETVPGYNLIDAVLRRSQKDIGWLVKCATRMGFKEEYFVFKGDDNYKLYRKVSGSVLAEAVKTYGRDLASYRFFEEEYAPMFSIPKEKEPEPEPAPAPCPSQQQPQHAVEASSPDHTETSITRSSPDHNDTVMLPRSPPWSSDTSFGTNWILRKELQKDCSPEIRKSLCRSFDRSVLLWHIATDICFRMQDYRPHDPPSPGGWWCTGSSSETEDGDPLSLRKECTQAISNYMAHLLIFHPEMLMTGSRQHLVTEAMNEMEHFLEGDKNRPSRRLRRPRRDDLKKMIDKTTNEQDGHHDKDFHIVEACKIAKELLALTEETRWAVMYYVWVGMLCYSASMCRGYLHAKSLGEGGEFLSFVWLVLSLKGAKTLADKLQMPDPADQKAKEESPPEASSSTPKPKKKLVDPRRRG, encoded by the exons atgttTGATGTGTGGAGTGCTGTGCAATGGTGGGACGAGTGGCAGCTGCGCATCCTCGTCCTTGGTAGCCTGTGCCTTCAGTGGTTCCTCCTGTTGGCTGCCCCCATGCGCAAGTACACCATTCCGTATTGGTTCAGAAAATGCATCTGGCTGGCATACATCAGCAGTGATGCTCTGGCCATCTACGCGCTCGCCACCCTCTTCAATCGCCACTCCAAGGCGACCACTAGCAGCGACTATGGTGTTAGTTGCACTAGGAGCAAGGCGAGTATCCTGGAGATCCTATGGGCTCCTGTCCTTCTCATCCACCTGGGTGGCCAGGAGGAACTGACCGCCTACAGCATCGAAGACAACGAGCTGTGGATTCGGCACACCGTGACCCTGGTGTCCCAGGTCACGGTTGCCCTGTACGCCTTCTACAAGTCGTGGCCCAGCTCCAGCGACTGGAGGCTACTGGCGTCGGCGATTCTGCTCTTCATCATTGGGGTCCTCAGCTTCTGCGAGAAGCCATGGGCTCTCAATAAAGCTAGCATCAACAGACTGGCGGCCGTGTCGGCCGTGGTACAAGGAACAAAGAAGCGTGCAATATGGCGGTCGAAGTTGAACGAGTTCTTCTTCTTCGACGAGGCCATCTCCTTCACCAAGTCAGGTGACTCAG ACGGAGACAAAGTCTATATGGTAGTCTCGGACATGTCGCTGTCAGCTGCTGCTGATGACCTGGTGAGACGACGCAAAGCTACGAGCGTGTGGGATGTTCTGCGGCCTATTCCATTGAGACCGCGGGCCTTGCAGCGCTGGCTGCGTGGCGCGTTTGGGGTCATCTACACCAGAGCTAATGTGGTCTTCACCCCTACATACTTGGCGTACCATGTGCTGGTGGTCCCGGTCCTGCACATCGCCGCCCTCACGCTCTTCGCGATGAGCCACAAGCACCCGTACAACTACACCGACGTCAAGACGACGTACGTCCTCCTGAGCTTCACCGCCGCTCTGGATGTCCTCGCGGTGTTCATCCGGCAGCTGTTGTACCTGGGCATGTCCAAGGCAGGCGTTCCGGCCTTGTGCGAGACGGTGCCCGGGTACAACCTCATCGACGCCGTTCTCCGGAGAAGCCAGAAGGACATCGGGTGGCTGGTCAAGTGCGCCACGCGCATGGGCTTCAAGGAAGAGTATTTTGTTTTCAAGGGGGATGATAATTATAAGCTGTATAGAAAAGTTTCGGGGTCGGTTCTCGCAGAAGCGGTGAAAACATATGGCCGCGACCTTGCCAGTTACAGGTTCTTCGAGGAGGAATATGCACCGATGTTCAGTATCCCGAAGGAAAAAGAGCCAGAGCCAGAGCCAGCACCAGCACCATGTCCAAGTCAGCAGCAGCCGCAACATGCTGTTGAGGCATCTAGCCCCGACCACACGGAGACAAGTATAACGCGGAGCAGCCCGGATCACAACGACACGGTGATGCTGCCACGGAGCCCGCCGTGGTCATCCGACACGAGCTTCGGGACAAACTGGATTCTAAGAAAGGAGCTGCAAAAGGACTGCAGCCCCGAGATACGGAAAAGCCTGTGCCGGTCATTCGACAGGAGCGTTCTCCTTTGGCACATCGCCACCGACATCTGCTTCCGCATGCAAGATTATCGGCCGCATGATCCTCCTAGTCCTGGAGGGTGGTGGTGTACGGGCAGTTCTTCAGAGACAGAAGATGGGGACCCTCTGTCGCTTCGTAAGGAGTGCACACAGGCCATATCCAACTACATGGCCCACCTTCTCATCTTCCACCCCGAGATGCTGATGACCGGCAGCAGGCAGCATCTGGTCACCGAAGCCATGAATGAAATGGAGCACTTCTTGGAGGGGGATAAGAACAGGCCCAGCCGACGACTGCGCAGGCCCAGACGAGATGACCTAAAGAAGATGATAGATAAAACAACCAACGAGCAGGATGGTCATCATGATAAGGATTTTCATATCGTCGAAGCATGCAAGATCGCAAAGGAGCTGTTGGCTCTGACGGAGGAGACGCGCTGGGCGGTGATGTACTACGTGTGGGTGGGCATGCTCTGCTACTCCGCCAGCATGTGCAGGGGCTACCTGCACGCCAAGAGCCTGGGCGAAGGCGGTGAGTTCCTCTCCTTCGTCTGGCTCGTGCTCTCGCTCAAGGGGGCCAAGACCTTGGCCGACAAGCTCCAGATGCCGGACCCAGCAGATCAGAAAGCCAAAGAAGAATCTCCACCAGAAGCTAGTTCATCGACCCCCAAGCCCAAGAAAAAACTAGTGGACCCTCGACGACGTGGTTGA